From a single Larimichthys crocea isolate SSNF chromosome XIII, L_crocea_2.0, whole genome shotgun sequence genomic region:
- the si:dkey-166k12.1 gene encoding solute carrier family 22 member 13 yields MNFDQILSAIGGFGKYQKILYIWICLPQILLAFHMMVSIFTGATPPYLCRENSSSVAGNQSSIPAVLTLNISLSDSSCFSSDVSLQGNMTERVPCGQGWVYSKEIFQSTTVTEWNLVCDKAKLNSVGSSIYMFGLLVGSVVFGAMADRYGRRFILLLSIALQTVFGVAVAFAPNFPVYVILRFVVGTTISGVIINAFVLGTEWTCTKRRMLAGIITDYAFGLGYMSLAGIAYMIRDWRKLQLAISAPGFLLIFYIWVVPQSARWLLANDRREEAIALLRKAALVNGRVLPPTVQVDKIVAGGKQSHSAVDLVRTPQMRKRAIILFYIWFVNVLVYYGLSLGVSRLGTDLYLTQFVYGLIEIPARSLVLLVLPFSRRLAQSGFLAVGGLACLLMLAVPAEHSNVLMGLAMVGKFGITASFAVIYVYTAELFPTVLRQTGVGVSSMFARMGGVLAPIINMLHNHSPATPLVIFGTSPLLGAVLALALPETADRPLPDTVEDVEKQDMRSPNKENPEMSVDINQSASSTEEQELRHLASQA; encoded by the exons atgaatTTCGACCAGATCCTCTCTGCCATCGGGGGCTTCGGTAAATATCAGAAGATTTTGTACATATGGATTTGTTTACCCCAGATCCTTCTCGCCTTCCACATGATGGTGAGCATCTTTACCGGAGCCACGCCACCCTATCTCTGCCGAGAGAACTCGAGCTCAGTAGCCGGGAATCAGTCCTCAATCCCCGCTGTACTCACCCTAAATATCAGCCTCTCGGAttcctcctgcttctcttcaGATGTCTCCCTGCAAGGCAACATGACTGAGCGCGTCCCGTGTGGCCAAGGATGGGTGTACAGCAAGGAGATTTTCCAGAGTACAACAGTCACCGAG TGGAACCTGGTGTGCGACAAAGCTAAACTGAACAGTGTCGGTTCGTCGATCTACATGTTTGGCCTGTTGGTGGGATCTGTGGTGTTTGGAGCCATGGCTGACAG GTACGGCCGACGtttcatcctgctgctgtccATCGCTCTTCAGACTGTGTTTGGAGTCGCTGTGGCCTTTGCACCCAACTTCCCTGTATATGTGATTCTTCGCTTTGTAGTTGGCACCACCATATCTGGAGTCATCATCAATGCCTTTGTACTTG GCACTGAATGGACGTGCACCAAGAGGCGCATGCTTGCCGGTATTATCACAGACTACGCATTTGGTCTGGGCTATATGTCACTAGCTGGCATTGCATACATGATACGAGACTGGAGAAAGCTGCAACTGGCTATATCAGCTCCGGGTTTCCTGCTCATCTTCTATATATG GGTGGTTCCTCAGTCTGCCAGATGGCTGCTGGCCAACGACAGGAGGGAGGAAGCCATTGCACTCCTTCGCAAGGCAGCGCTTGTTAATGGCCGGGTCTTACCTCCCACTGTACAG GTCGATAAGATTGTAGCTGGAGGGAAGCAAAGTCATTCAGCAGTGGATCTCGTGCGGACACCTCAGATGAGGAAGAGGGCTATCATCCTGTTTTACATCTG GTTTGTGAATGTGCTTGTGTATTATGGTCTTTCACTGGGTGTGTCCAGGCTGGGGACAGACCTCTACTTGACCCAGTTTGTGTACGGGTTGATTGAGATCCCGGCTCGTTCTCTCGTCCTGCTTGTCTTGCCCTTCAGTCGCCGACTTGCTCAAAGTGGATTTCTGGCTGTTGGAGGGCTTGCCTGTCTGCTAATGCTCGCTGTCCCTGCAG AGCATTCTAATGTCCTGATGGGTCTTGCCATGGTAGGGAAGTTTGGCATAACAGCGTCCTTCGCTGTTATCTATGTGTACACTGCTGAGCTGTTTCCAACTGTGCTTCG GCAAACAGGAGTGGGGGTGTCCTCTATGTTTGCAAGGATGGGCGGTGTGTTAGCACCCATAATAAACATGCTGCACAACCACAGCCCTGCTACACCTCTGGTCATCTTTGGCACCTCCCCGCTGCTGGGTGCTGTTCTGGCCCTGGCACTGCCCGAAACTGCAGACAGACCTCTTCCTGACACAGTGGAGGACGTAGAAAAGCAGGACATGAG ATCTCCCAACAAGGAGAACCCTGAGATGTCTGTGGATATTAACCAATcagccagcagcacagaggagcaggagcTACGACATCTAGCAAGCCAGGCCTAG